The Nitrospiraceae bacterium sequence ATAGAAAAAGAGGAAATACCATTCGGGGACCGGGGTAAATGTGTGGTCGGCGGGATCGGCACGATCAGCCAGAGGGAACTCCACTGTTAAGGCCAATAGGGCGACCGTGAGAAATACGCCCAGCATCACGATTGCGTCCATATAGACCTGTCGTGGATAAAACGCTTCGCTCCGTTGTCTGGCTTGTTCAATGTTCCACGGACCGGCCGGACCGACACGGCGCAAGATGAACAGGTGCAAGACGATGCCGAAGATTATAAAGAAAGGTAAGAATAACGTGTGGATGGCAAAAAACCTGGAGAGCGTGAGCGCCCCAAGGGTGTCTCCCCCTCGCAGCACACGCACAAGCACATCGCCGATCAACGGGATGGAGGCGACCATATTGGTTCCGACCTGTGTCGCCCAATAGGCGTTCTGATCCCAGGGCAAGAGATACCCGGTAAATCCAAACCCCATCATCAGGAGCAATAAACCCACCCCCACTACCCACATCAGTTCGCGGGGCCGCTTATACGCGCCATAGAGATAGACTTGCAGCAGGTGAAGCCCGATTGCCACCATCACCGCCGACGCGCCCCAATGGTGCAGCCCCCGGACGAACCAGCCAAACGACACCTCATGCTGAATGAACTGCACGGTGTCATAAGCGGTATCCGGGGAGGGAACGTAATACAGAGCTAAAAACATTCCCGTTGTGGCCTGGAGGCAGAAGAGAAAGAGGGTGGCCGAACCAAAGACATAAATCCAGCTTGCCCCGCCGGGAATGGGTTCATCCAGAAGAGTACGTTCCAGAGGCTTGAGCTTCAGTCGATCGTCGAACCACTTATAGAGCTTGCCTGCCATTGGTTCCCTCCTTTCTGGGTTTCGTCCGTTTGGGAATCGTGACGCAATGGCCTGACCTCATGCTGCCAAAAACTTTGTCAGCCTCCGTTACAATTCGACCGGATGGTCGAGACCCGACTTGAACTGCTTATAGATCACCATCAGGTTTCCCTGCTCCACTTTGGACGGCAACACATCCAACGACCGGGGCGCCGGTCCGGCCAAGACCTTGCCGGTCACGTCATAGACGCTGCCG is a genomic window containing:
- a CDS encoding cytochrome b N-terminal domain-containing protein, translating into MAGKLYKWFDDRLKLKPLERTLLDEPIPGGASWIYVFGSATLFLFCLQATTGMFLALYYVPSPDTAYDTVQFIQHEVSFGWFVRGLHHWGASAVMVAIGLHLLQVYLYGAYKRPRELMWVVGVGLLLLMMGFGFTGYLLPWDQNAYWATQVGTNMVASIPLIGDVLVRVLRGGDTLGALTLSRFFAIHTLFLPFFIIFGIVLHLFILRRVGPAGPWNIEQARQRSEAFYPRQVYMDAIVMLGVFLTVALLALTVEFPLADRADPADHTFTPVPEWYFLFFYQLLKYMSGPLEPLATWVLPGLFILGLLLWPFLDRTPERQPSSRPMALAAGGAFLLLVFSLLGVSLWGLHTTPKTDPSVARGKVLFAQHHCMACHRIHGEGGKVGPDLSYVADQRPDRQWHMRHLRDPQSVSPGSIMPAFPLDEKDLNDLISYLLTLKSGTKTAPGVR